TACATTCTAGAGCGCTACACAACCAGCGGTACATTCTACAGCGCTACACAACCAGCGCTACATTCTACAGCGCTACACAACCAGTGGTTTGTGCACAGTAGGCCCATTAAAACGGTTACCTGTAGAACAATACAACACTGGATGAAGTCATCGAAGGCCACTTGTCCCTTCCTCTGCCTGTCAAACTTCTCTATGAGAGTATTGTAGAACTGGTCTGAGAGACGATACCctgggaggagaacagagaacagTCAACATCACAGAAACACATCCTTGTTCAACACCCCTTACCCAATTTGTAACATCCATAGGGCTTTATCCTGCTCACTTGACAAAGCAAAACTTCGTTTTAATAATACaaggacaaaaaaacaaaacaatgcaTGACTATATCTACACCACAGGTTGGTTGGCATCTTAATtagggaggacaggcttgtggtaatggctggagcagaatcagtgggaTGATGTCAAATACATGAAACTCATGGTTTCCATGTGATGATACCCTTCTATTCTCTCCGTTCCAGACATTTATGagctgttctcccctcagcagcctccactgatctacACAACCATTTAGGCACATACAGTAGCTTTATCCAGACTCATGCATGTTGACCTTACGAAAGGGCATTAGAATATCGGGGCTGACCTTGCGAACCACATACATGCAACGGTTGGCCCTCCATCAGTATGGTCAAATAGGGAAAGCATACTGCTCACCGAATCCAGTCAGTGCCTGCTTCAGCTCGTTCTTGTCGATGAAGCCCGAGTTGTCTCTGTCGTAGGTGCGGAAGATGTTCTGCCAGTCCGTGATGTACTTCCACACTCCGGCAAACTCGTTGAAGTTCACCCCTCCTTTGTTCTCCCTGTCAAACATGGCTGTGAAAGGGAAGCCAAAAGAGGAGACATGAGTGAGAGCATGTAGGGGTCTGTTCAGTACAGTGCAACAATGTAAAATAACTCTGATAGAAATGCACTTTGTAGAATAGGTGGGTTTTTTCTGTCTTATAGAATCAGGCACCATGTCATctttttaaattacatttatcTAAAACATCCTGAATTCCTGAATAGGTCTAGACCCCTGAGAACTACAACTAAGAAGGAGCAGCTGGGAAGTGTAGTTCAACGCTGGAACACTAACACAATGGGCTAAGGTCTCACATCATGTGTTATGACAGAGAGTTAAAGATATCTTGCCTGTTTGAACTCTCCCCTGTGTGTCTATCCAATTACATCCTAATAAAAGGGCTTCATCACATGGAAGGTCTGGATGGCCAATCGAATACAACAGATTTACACAGTAGGCTCCAGTACAGTGGGAAGCAATGGGGGATTATTGTGAGCTTTAAAATAACTTAATAGAAAACTAGTTGTATTttctttgatatatatatatatataaaattcaCATTCCACTACACTTCTCGGACTCCAGAATGATCCAGTTGGTGAAAGTGTAATTAACTTTGTTAACCAATCAAAAAGGTCAGTGTGTGATTATAGACAGATATGCCTTTTGAGACAAACAAACACCTCTTGTTTGTGGGAAGGAAATACTCCCTTTTGCTGATAGCTGcatgcacaggaggttggtggcaccttaattggggaggatgggctcgtggtaatggctggagcagaatggtATCATAGACAAACACagggtttccatggtttccatgtatttgatgccattccattcactccgttcccgccattattatgagccattctccccccagcagcctccactggctgCATGCTCCCAATTAACTGGGGAGCCGGGTTGAAACATGTCACTGCACATCAACGTTAAGGTTTATTGGTTGCTATGGGAAAAACATATCAACAATGCTAGTACAACAGGACAATATAGGCTTGTCGTTGTGCAAGTTTGTTTGTGTGTCAAGGGTCAATGAGAGACTACTCACATATGATTGATCGGACCGTCACTGGGTTGAATGGGGTCCATGTACCTAGAGAGAGAAGATAGGTGAAACAAATGAGGACATTAAAGCCACTAAGAGTTCAATCGTACAGGATGACTGCCAGGTTAATAGCTTTAGACTTCAATGAACCAGGCCATTCATAACAGAACAACCAGAAGAGGGAATTAGGCCAAGTGTTAGTGGTGGAGAACTCTGGTGGCTTAAGCAACCGTTATGTTCTTTTCTTGGGTATGTTTTGGGTAACAGCAGAACTGCTACCCCGGAGAAAGTGCTGGAGATTTATCAGGGTTCCCTAATGCTTGCTGACTCACCTTCactgctcagagagagagggagagagaggaaagatcaTCCCGGGTCCTCACCAGGACAAGCCAAAGAGTTTGCAGCTTTTAAATAgtttaaagagagagaaagctttGCAGTGAAGTAAACTGAACAGCTTCTCATTAAGCCTTTCCTCTGCAACGACAAGGACCAGTCTGGTAATACAGCTGGACTGAGTCAGGATCAAGGACCAGTCTGGTAATACAGCTCGATTGGGTCAGGGACCAGTCTGGTAATACAGCTGGACTGGGTCAGGGACCAGTCTGGTAATACAGCTGGACTGGGTCAGGGTCAGGAACCAGTCTGGTAATACAGCTGTATTGGGTCAGGGTCAGGAACCAGTCTGGTAATACAGCTGGACTGGGTCTGGATCAGGGACCACTCTGGTAATACAGCTTGGGTTGGACTGGTTCTGGACTGGTTTTACAGCTGGGTGGGACAAAGCTTCCTCTGTGCAGTACACACACTGGGCCTTCTCACTGTGTTGCCCGGTGCTCACTCATGAAGAAGGAGCAGGGAcatgggaagaaaaaaaaacgggGAAAAAAACAGGGTGACTGCAACACAGCTCCCCACGGGAGAGGCTCAGTGAGAGAACCGCTCCCCACGGGAGAGGCTCGGTGAGAGAACAGCTCCCCACGGGAGAGGCTCAGTGAGAGAACAGCTCCCCACGGGAGAGGCTCAGTGAGAGAACAGCTCCCCACGGGAGAGGCTCAGTGAGAGAACAGCTCCCCACGGGAGAGGCTCAGTGAGAGAACAGCTCCCCACGGGAGAGGCTCAGTGAGAGAACAGCTCCCCACGGGAGAGGCGCAGTGAGAGAACAGCTCCCCACGGGAGAGGCGCAGTGAGAGAACAGCTCCCCACGGGAGAGGCTCAGTGAGAGAACAGCTCCCCACGGGAGAGGCTCAGTGAGAGAACAGCTCCCCACGGGAGAGGCTCGGTGAGAGAACAGCTCCCCACGGGAGAGGCGCAGTGAGAGAACAGCTCCCCACGGGAGAGGCGCAGTGAGAGAACAGCTCCCCACGGGAGAGGCGCAGTGAGAGAACAGCTCCCCACGGGAGAGGCTCAGTTCCCCACGGGAGAGGCTCAGCGAGAGAACAGCTCCCCACGGGAGAGGCTCAGCTCCCCACGGGAGAGGCTCAGCGAGAGAACAGCTCCCCACGGGAGAGGCTCGGTGAGAGAACAGCTCCCCACGGGAGAGGCTCAGTGAGACACTCACACATGTTTGAATTGAAACATAGTAACACACTCTCACTTACTAGGCAGGCTAAAAAGCAGCATGTGCAAGGTTGAGCTCGACCTTGAGACAGACAAATCACCCCATCGCCTCTTTTCCTCTCCGACACCTAGTGGAAGCAGAGGGCTGAGCACGGAGCCACAGAGGCCAGACAATCTGCCCCTAGACAAACATTTCATTTTAGGCattcagcagatgctcttatccagaacaacttacagtagtgagtacatATATTTATCCTACTCTTttatactggtcccccgtgggaattgaacccacaaccctggcattgcgtGCGCCTTGCTCAACCAATTGAGCCACATGGGACCTAGCCTAATTGTGCATGTTTCCTGTCAAAGCCAGACATTTTTGTTCTGTGTTATTATTCAGTCTGTTCATGGGGCGATTCAGGACGAGTCAATGCAGGAGATAGTTATTAGTAGATGGTCTAGATTTTCTTGGCACGTAGGCAGACCTCCCATTCAAAACTACTCAGCACAGTGAATGCAATGCTGCCGATTTCAGTAACTACTAGAGTGGTGGGCTCCGAAACCCAAAAATGTATCAAAGAACATAAATATCAGTCTGGGTACATTTTGGCAGGTGCTTTGTGCAGACAGAGCAGGTGGTAAGAGGATTGTTAAATATGAAGACCTAGCTAAAAGGCCCCGGCACCTATAAAAAAAATCCCTTTAATGAAAGACTGGTGATGTACAGCGGGGTGGCTATCACTTTCTCATCAGGGAGTTGCACTGAGAAGATTAGAGGAAACAAGGGGGAAGGAGACGATGAGAGTGGGGAGAGGCGCCAAGAGGAGGATCGATAAGAAGAAAGGAAAGCAGGAAGATGAGCGGAAACAAGTGAAGACGAGGGGGAAGGGGGATGATGAGAATTCAGGAGAGGAGTCGAAAGAGGGGAGGATCGATAAGAGAAGAGGTGAAAAGAGCAGTCTTACAAGAAAAGAGAACGAGAACAGTGAGGTTTGGGTGAGGGTCAGATTGACAGTGAGGATCTGAGTGAATATCAGAGTGACAGTGACAACACCATGGGCATGGTCAGTGAAGCGCACGGCCGAGGACAGGGCACAGCTTGCATTCAGTCAGCAGCTTGGTcagtcacacacagtctcactggCACAGCCTCATCATGACACAGCCCTACTAAATGAActggactgactgtgtgtgtgaacacAGTTCCTGTCTGCCTTCCACGCGGCCTAGTCATCAGTATTCTGAACCAGGGCTACTGCCAGACAACAGCTTCTTTCATCGCTCCTGACTATTTTTCAGTGTCCAAAAACAGTCCGAAGAATATCCATTCAATCCTTTTCAAAGTCCTCGATCGATTCAAAATGTTGAGGTTCGGAATAAATAGTTATTATTAACATGGTCTCAAAGTTTGCTTTGTTGGAACAAGTGCCCGAAGGTAAACCCGATGTTCAGTCACGTCACTGACTCAATCCTGAGCATATCTCGCCATTCAGCCTGGTGGGAAGATTGTCATGTTGCGCTCATGGCGTTGGCTAAAGCCACTCCTCTCTGTCATATCTCCACAACAAGAGGGTGTTGAGTTGATTATCAGGTGGTAGCCGTCGTCAGACACTTCCTGCCTCATATAGGTCAGCCATTTTGAggtaaaaacaaaacatttgtgtcCATTTCCAGTCCAGACCACCAACTTTCCTTATCTCTCAGTCCTTAACCAGGTGTTGAAATGAGAGAAGGAAGCAGTGttgaggtggagaggagaaagaaCGTACCGTTCGATAAGGCCTGCTGCAGCTCTGTGTCTGATATCACGGCGCTCCTGTCCTTGTCCACTCTGGGGGGGGGAAACAAGACAAACGGTATTAACACACAGTCGAGCCCTGTTGAAACCCTACAGCCACGCTGTGAAGCCCCTTGTCAGCATCTCAACACTCCATTCAATGAAAGTGTGTGTGGGCTGATCTCGGGACGGGAGGGACGACGGCTTATCAGGGATGGTGACGAGTGTCGTTTTACACCGTCACAGATCAGTGAAAAGTGAAACCAAAAATAACCAACAGCATACAAACAGCGTGATGATGCGAGTTACTAGTGCTATACTCCTGTATGATGTAATAGCCAGATTGTTGGCAAGAGGGCTATTATGGTCTGTTTGTGCAGTCTTGCCAGcaatgtttggcatgacaacaaGCATAGGAGTTGGGTACAGTGcagcataaacagatctgggatcaggctagctATTATATTTTGCGTGCAATGCCAAAGAAAGGAGGCTTTTCCATTGAGGGAAAATAGATGAGATGCAATGAAGGTTTTCGTTTTGAATTTACAATAGACACAGATATCATATTCTATTGTAGAATCTCAGAACCCAGAACCCAGCGCTATCTGTCACAGAAGTGTTGCATCACAAACGAATTAGCCTAATTTGTAAAATCATGTTCCAATTGAACAGTATAAGAATGGTACAAGCGTTCTATTTCGACGTGAGAGACGTTTTGTGGGTTGAACATTAACAGAAATAAGAGGCTTTGCCTTCCAGATCTGGAATAACCTTCTCCTCTGTGAAATGAAGGGCAATCATCCCATCCTGAATGACTCACATAGCAACCTCTCAAACCCAACAACACACCAACTAAACCTCAGTCTTTGCATAGCAAGATGGGACAAAACCTGTTTCCACGAAGGCACACTTTGTGACTTCCTACAGACTGTAAGAAGATGAAGGTTGGTCAGAGGGTGTACCTAATATTAAACACTTTTAGAGTAGGGTCTGTGCAGTGTCCAACTACACACGGTCTACTTCTTGTTATTCCGCTCTCTACCTCAGGTTAACTTACCTCACTGGGTTTTACATAACATGAGATGAAGTGCGAGAGCATCATTATGATTCCTTTTCCTGGCCTGAAGTGGAAGTTGGAACCATCTGCCCATTTGCTGAATGGTGTTCAGAACAGATCCTTAAAATGATCGGTACACAGCACAGCAGCCATTGGAATCTTTACATTTCCCCAATCTGTCTCCGTTTTTCCTATGAAGCGATTCAAGTTATGACAGGCCTGGCAGAACATAGTCTTCCAATCAAATGGTTTAGCAGTGTATGtcatgctgggggggggggggtagccctTCTGAATAGGAGACTGTTTTTCAGCCAACATGACCCTAAACCATTGCTTATTCACTAACGGCAGACAGTGAAAGCAATTGTTTGTATCGTCACAGAGATGTTGACCTGGGCCTCGATCCTAGACTGATCCTTTGCTGTTCTATTCAAGGCTGTCTTTGTGGCCCACATTTTTGACATGCCAGTGTGATGGAATCTGATGATCCTATAGGTGGAGAGTGGAAAAGGAACATTCTACGACACATGCCAAGCGGAAATGCTATGAAAGGACCAAGTTGCTAGTGACTCATGCATTTACACTTTGACCAC
Above is a window of Oncorhynchus kisutch isolate 150728-3 linkage group LG18, Okis_V2, whole genome shotgun sequence DNA encoding:
- the LOC109909788 gene encoding programmed cell death protein 6 isoform X1 — encoded protein: MAYNSGSPYRGAPQQQQQQYNNAAPGPDQGFLWNIFQRVDKDRSAVISDTELQQALSNGTWTPFNPVTVRSIISMFDRENKGGVNFNEFAGVWKYITDWQNIFRTYDRDNSGFIDKNELKQALTGFGYRLSDQFYNTLIEKFDRQRKGQVAFDDFIQCCIVLQRLTDVFRRYDTDQDGWIQVSYEQYLSMVFNVV
- the LOC109909788 gene encoding programmed cell death protein 6 isoform X2, translating into MFDRENKGGVNFNEFAGVWKYITDWQNIFRTYDRDNSGFIDKNELKQALTGFGYRLSDQFYNTLIEKFDRQRKGQVAFDDFIQCCIVLQRLTDVFRRYDTDQDGWIQVSYEQYLSMVFNVV